Proteins encoded together in one Chryseobacterium sp. G0201 window:
- a CDS encoding aerolysin family beta-barrel pore-forming toxin — MKKSIIIFAPFLLMSISCSNDINHDVENAPKNNSKVSAKQLSESEMLKNGWVVLEKIDLLEGNKQFTVPKTNALKTTSQPQNIPLKQGHLKDLGYDITQSNARNSLKSIFSINGITPDGISFNPDLSVDGHSSNNAGGVPNTHAIMGIPVVQINHKNFNLPDESFTTEAINDSDEPMNIRVSYSYKTGYKTTWKRVVSGSLKIGAKAKFQIPVIGETEVSTEVTVGGQTEDGTETSTETTLTSIAIVPVPAKSKKMVTILSKTKESSVNYFVPITVGGTVRTNYPQKVNGHYFWSTPISSYPDFISKVKGETGIAKSINNVSVTILTSPAQPL; from the coding sequence ATGAAAAAATCAATCATTATTTTTGCACCTTTTTTATTAATGTCAATTTCATGTTCCAATGATATTAATCATGATGTTGAAAATGCGCCCAAAAACAATTCTAAAGTAAGTGCAAAACAATTAAGTGAATCGGAAATGTTAAAGAATGGATGGGTAGTTCTTGAAAAAATTGATCTTTTGGAAGGAAATAAACAATTTACTGTTCCTAAAACAAATGCATTAAAAACAACCTCTCAACCACAAAACATCCCTTTAAAGCAAGGACATTTAAAAGATTTAGGCTATGATATAACTCAATCTAATGCAAGAAATTCTTTGAAGAGTATTTTTTCTATAAACGGAATTACTCCTGATGGAATTAGTTTTAATCCTGATCTTTCAGTAGATGGTCATTCAAGTAATAATGCGGGGGGTGTCCCAAATACACATGCCATTATGGGAATTCCTGTGGTACAAATAAATCACAAAAATTTCAATTTACCTGATGAATCATTCACAACAGAAGCCATAAATGATTCTGACGAACCGATGAACATTCGTGTAAGCTACTCATACAAAACAGGATATAAAACAACATGGAAAAGAGTAGTTTCCGGATCCTTAAAGATTGGGGCAAAAGCAAAATTTCAAATTCCAGTCATAGGCGAGACAGAGGTTAGCACAGAAGTTACAGTAGGAGGTCAGACAGAGGATGGTACAGAAACATCTACCGAAACAACATTAACGAGTATTGCAATTGTGCCCGTACCTGCAAAATCTAAAAAAATGGTTACCATTTTATCAAAAACAAAGGAATCTTCTGTTAATTACTTTGTTCCCATTACTGTAGGAGGAACAGTTCGTACTAATTACCCTCAAAAAGTTAATGGACATTATTTTTGGTCTACACCAATTTCCTCATATCCTGATTTCATATCAAAGGTAAAAGGAGAAACAGGAATAGCAAAATCAATAAATAATGTAAGTGTTACAATTTTAACTTCTCCTGCACAGCCCCTATAA
- a CDS encoding tetratricopeptide repeat protein, which translates to MNLFFSSNKFFLFLFYSPLKIGFLFFVIFALHYKSQSYTVFELDSITKNYKYNGQYEDAIDFNMDVLKRYKKNKDYRGIAAANINIGNLLASINEYSRSLDHLNIAKKELTKINDPILYSKLYNEYGRDYFLLRLFKQSNEKLNESIKYSLNVTDRKLRMHLLYHNYLWKWSNFDELNEIDSLYKIQSSLLKLNPEPLAYIKIAKRFMRQQKELDSAEYYLKKSNKILTLINRFPLHHKAQALMSFGQLYYIKKDYESALNYYLSSLTISRKIKRQEYIMHIYKEMSKIYEVLDDKQNSHDYYEKYSFLNDSINDKEKVALYSIVDELGDKKEENKLYFFIVVLVIIVILYIGYKIRENKKNKNTLLPNTSFENIELKRIHEYRSYSEIIKMAEDGSPFFLSSFKKLYPDFHEKLKFYCSDLTEHDIKFCTYLRLNLDSKQILQYENITLRAIETKKYRLKKKLGLSSDVKLSTWILEL; encoded by the coding sequence ATGAATTTGTTTTTCTCATCCAATAAGTTTTTTCTTTTTTTGTTTTATAGCCCTTTAAAGATTGGATTTCTGTTTTTTGTGATTTTTGCACTTCATTATAAAAGCCAGAGCTATACTGTTTTTGAATTAGATAGTATTACAAAAAATTATAAATATAATGGTCAGTATGAGGATGCTATTGACTTCAATATGGATGTTTTAAAACGATATAAAAAAAATAAGGATTATAGAGGTATTGCTGCTGCAAACATTAATATAGGTAATTTACTTGCATCTATTAATGAGTATAGTCGAAGTTTGGATCATCTAAATATTGCAAAAAAAGAGTTGACAAAAATTAATGATCCAATATTATATTCTAAATTGTATAATGAGTATGGTAGAGATTATTTTTTATTGAGACTTTTTAAACAAAGCAATGAAAAGCTGAATGAATCTATTAAATATTCATTAAATGTAACAGATAGAAAGTTGAGGATGCATCTTTTATACCATAATTACCTTTGGAAATGGTCTAATTTTGATGAATTGAATGAAATAGATTCTTTATATAAAATACAAAGTAGCCTTTTAAAACTCAATCCAGAGCCTTTAGCATATATAAAAATTGCAAAAAGATTTATGCGACAGCAAAAAGAATTAGATTCTGCGGAATATTATCTAAAAAAATCCAATAAAATATTAACGTTAATCAACAGATTTCCTTTACATCACAAAGCGCAGGCTTTGATGAGTTTTGGTCAATTATATTATATAAAAAAGGACTATGAAAGCGCTTTGAACTATTACCTTAGTTCTCTTACTATTTCAAGAAAAATTAAACGTCAAGAATATATAATGCATATCTATAAGGAAATGTCAAAAATTTATGAGGTTCTTGATGATAAGCAAAATTCACATGATTATTATGAAAAATATTCATTCTTAAATGACAGCATTAATGATAAAGAAAAGGTGGCATTATACTCTATTGTTGATGAACTGGGAGATAAAAAAGAAGAGAATAAATTATATTTTTTTATTGTAGTCTTAGTAATAATAGTCATTCTCTATATAGGATATAAAATACGAGAGAATAAAAAAAACAAAAATACTTTGTTGCCAAATACATCTTTTGAGAATATAGAATTGAAAAGAATTCACGAGTATAGATCTTATAGCGAGATTATAAAAATGGCAGAAGATGGAAGTCCTTTTTTTCTTAGTAGTTTTAAAAAATTATATCCTGATTTCCATGAAAAATTAAAGTTTTATTGTTCTGATCTTACAGAACATGATATCAAATTTTGTACTTATCTCAGACTCAATTTAGACAGTAAACAAATTCTTCAGTATGAAAATATAACGTTACGAGCTATTGAAACAAAAAAATACAGACTGAAAAAGAAATTAGGACTTTCCTCTGATGTAAAGCTTTCAACTTGGATATTAGAACTTTAA
- a CDS encoding ATP-dependent helicase, protein MDYLKGLNEPQYEAVTTLQGPLMVLAGAGSGKTRVLTMRIAHLITNGIDPFNILALTFTNKAAKEMKERIAKLVGQSNARSLWMGTFHSVFARILRSEGHYLGYPSNFTIYDQQDALNVIRKVLKDMNVDADLYKPKKVQSRISTYKNNLITVKAYFNNPELIEADEKANMKFIGQIYQKYVEQCFKNGAMDFDDLLLKTNELLTRFPEVLAKYQDRFRYILVDEYQDTNHSQYLIVKALASKFENICVVGDDAQSIYSFRGANIYNILNFKKDYPDAVTVSLEQNYRSTQNIVNAANVVIAKNLQQFKKNVFSENEEGDKIKVYRSLSDADEANFVAGNIWELRNRDQRKYSDFSILYRTNSQTRAFEDALRRKNIPYKVYGGLSFYQRKEVKDLIGYLRLLVNENDSEALMRIINYPTRGIGETTQNKLIVFADARNLPVSNVLDNLPMYAPQLGFNNGVLTKLSDFWSMIKAFQVLLKTETAYNVAMEVAKRSGLIKFLKDDQTPEGISRVENVQELMNSMQGFIEEQMQVEDGDPSLPNFLENIALSADTQKKDDEDDMVSLMTIHLSKGLEFPVVHLVGLEENLFPSFMSSTTREDLEEERRLFYVALTRAEKQVFFSYAVSRFQWGKITDAEPSRFLSEIDEEFIEFVNPVMEKRFINNAGVKSNIFDEHPSEMKGFKRVEKKSIERADGSKPIAEPRKLKPVSTAKIINPSGASSQDIVVGDSVRHDRFGIGQVTFLDGTDPQNIKAKVVFMHEGEKNLILKYAKLTKI, encoded by the coding sequence ATGGATTATCTGAAAGGACTCAATGAACCACAATATGAAGCCGTTACCACACTACAGGGACCTCTGATGGTGCTTGCAGGAGCCGGTTCCGGAAAAACGCGTGTACTCACGATGCGTATCGCTCATTTGATCACCAATGGGATAGACCCTTTCAATATCCTGGCGCTTACCTTTACCAACAAGGCGGCAAAAGAAATGAAAGAACGTATCGCTAAACTTGTCGGACAAAGCAATGCTAGAAGCCTTTGGATGGGAACTTTCCACTCTGTTTTTGCGAGAATTTTGAGAAGTGAAGGCCATTATTTAGGTTATCCCTCCAATTTTACGATCTATGATCAGCAGGATGCTTTGAATGTCATCAGAAAAGTGCTGAAAGACATGAATGTAGATGCAGATCTATATAAACCTAAAAAAGTTCAGTCAAGAATTTCTACCTATAAAAATAATCTGATCACGGTAAAAGCGTATTTCAATAATCCGGAATTAATTGAAGCTGATGAAAAAGCCAACATGAAATTCATCGGACAGATTTACCAGAAATATGTTGAGCAGTGTTTCAAAAACGGAGCAATGGATTTTGACGATCTATTGTTGAAAACCAACGAATTGTTGACTCGTTTTCCGGAAGTTTTAGCAAAATATCAGGACAGATTCAGATATATTTTGGTAGATGAGTACCAGGATACCAACCACTCGCAGTATCTTATTGTGAAAGCCTTGGCTTCAAAATTTGAAAATATCTGTGTGGTAGGAGATGATGCACAGTCTATTTACTCTTTCCGTGGCGCGAATATTTATAATATTTTAAACTTTAAAAAAGATTATCCTGACGCAGTAACGGTTTCTTTGGAGCAAAACTACCGTTCGACACAGAATATTGTGAATGCTGCTAATGTTGTTATTGCTAAAAACTTACAGCAATTTAAGAAAAACGTATTCAGTGAAAATGAAGAGGGAGATAAGATCAAAGTTTACCGCTCACTTTCAGATGCTGATGAAGCGAATTTCGTTGCCGGAAATATCTGGGAACTTCGTAACAGAGATCAGAGAAAATACAGTGATTTCTCAATTTTATACAGAACAAACTCTCAAACGCGTGCTTTTGAAGATGCCTTGAGACGTAAAAATATTCCATATAAAGTGTATGGAGGTCTGTCTTTCTACCAAAGAAAGGAGGTTAAAGATTTAATTGGATACCTTCGATTGTTAGTCAATGAAAATGACTCAGAAGCTTTGATGAGAATCATCAATTATCCAACAAGAGGAATCGGAGAAACAACTCAGAATAAATTAATCGTTTTTGCTGATGCACGTAATCTGCCTGTTTCTAATGTTTTGGATAATCTTCCGATGTATGCGCCGCAATTAGGCTTTAATAATGGAGTTTTAACAAAATTGAGTGACTTCTGGTCGATGATCAAGGCGTTTCAGGTATTATTAAAAACTGAAACAGCCTACAATGTTGCGATGGAAGTTGCGAAACGAAGCGGTTTAATTAAATTTTTAAAAGACGATCAGACTCCGGAAGGAATTTCCCGCGTAGAGAACGTTCAGGAATTAATGAACTCCATGCAGGGGTTCATCGAAGAACAAATGCAGGTGGAAGATGGAGATCCGAGCCTACCGAATTTCCTTGAAAATATTGCTCTTTCTGCTGATACACAGAAAAAAGATGATGAGGATGATATGGTTTCTTTAATGACCATTCACCTTTCAAAAGGACTGGAATTTCCTGTGGTTCACTTGGTTGGATTAGAAGAAAATCTTTTCCCAAGTTTTATGAGTTCTACAACCAGAGAAGACCTGGAAGAAGAAAGACGTTTATTCTATGTTGCTTTAACTAGAGCTGAAAAGCAGGTGTTTTTCTCGTATGCAGTTTCACGTTTTCAGTGGGGAAAAATTACCGATGCTGAACCTTCAAGATTCTTAAGCGAGATTGATGAAGAGTTTATAGAATTCGTGAATCCTGTTATGGAAAAACGTTTCATTAATAATGCGGGAGTAAAATCAAATATTTTTGACGAGCATCCTTCTGAAATGAAGGGTTTCAAAAGAGTTGAAAAGAAATCTATCGAAAGAGCAGACGGTTCAAAACCAATTGCTGAACCTAGAAAATTAAAACCTGTAAGCACCGCTAAAATCATCAATCCAAGCGGAGCTTCTTCTCAGGATATCGTAGTAGGAGACAGCGTGAGACACGACCGTTTTGGAATCGGACAAGTAACTTTCCTAGATGGAACAGATCCTCAGAATATCAAAGCAAAAGTAGTTTTCATGCATGAAGGCGAGAAAAACCTGATCTTAAAATATGCTAAGCTGACGAAAATTTAA
- the nagB gene encoding glucosamine-6-phosphate deaminase: MIKLNLLEETRFEKLPVNVFEDPRSASINVAHRIADIIRKKQAENTFAVLGLATGVTPIAVYNELVRLHKEEGLSFKNVITFNLDEYYPMLPNASQSYVTFMNENLFDHIDIEKKNIHIPDGTLALEDIPDFCLQYEKKIAELGGLDIQILGIGRTGHIGFNEPGSAPNSGTRLVTLDDLTRRDAAKDFGGKSFVPTKAITMGIGTIFKAKEIILMAWSRKKASIIKKAIEGKISGKVPATYLQLSNNVEFILDQPAASELTRFDTPWLVKDCIWTDKLIHKAVIWLANHLQKPVLKLTEDDYNNNGMAQLATERGPVYNINIHIFNKLQHTITGWPGGKPNADDSQRPERAEPSQKRVIIFSPHPDDDVISMGGTFIRLVDQKHDVHVAYQTSGNTAVWDDDALRFIEFNVDFTERMGMDNAKLKELYQNMRSFIDQKKPNQVDTPEIQTIKGLIRKGEAIAAARYCGLEDDHIHFQSLPFYESGKNKKNPVTDVDIELTMKLLQKVQPHQVFAAGDFEDPHGTHIICFNIILEALKRLRKTETWAKDCWLWMYRGAWHEFETHEIEMAVPISPKELERKKHAIFKHQSQKDRAVFPGDDAREFWQRAEDRNRETAKAYDELGLAEYEAMEAFVRWKFED; this comes from the coding sequence ATGATAAAATTAAATTTACTCGAAGAAACTCGTTTTGAAAAATTGCCCGTGAATGTTTTTGAAGATCCGAGATCCGCTTCTATTAATGTTGCTCATCGTATCGCCGATATCATCAGAAAAAAACAGGCAGAAAATACTTTCGCCGTACTCGGATTGGCAACCGGAGTGACACCAATTGCTGTTTATAACGAGCTGGTAAGATTACATAAAGAAGAAGGTTTAAGCTTTAAAAATGTAATCACTTTTAATCTTGACGAATATTATCCAATGCTCCCCAACGCTTCTCAAAGCTATGTTACTTTTATGAACGAAAACCTTTTCGATCATATCGATATAGAAAAAAAGAATATTCATATTCCGGATGGAACGTTGGCTTTAGAAGACATCCCTGATTTCTGTTTACAATATGAAAAGAAAATTGCAGAACTTGGTGGATTAGACATTCAAATCCTGGGAATCGGACGTACAGGGCACATTGGTTTTAATGAACCAGGTTCCGCTCCAAATTCAGGAACACGTTTGGTTACGCTTGACGATCTTACCCGACGAGACGCTGCAAAAGATTTTGGAGGAAAAAGTTTTGTTCCCACAAAAGCAATCACGATGGGAATCGGTACCATTTTTAAAGCTAAAGAGATCATTCTGATGGCATGGAGCCGTAAAAAAGCTTCCATCATTAAAAAAGCTATAGAAGGAAAAATTTCAGGAAAAGTTCCGGCAACTTATCTTCAACTCTCAAATAATGTAGAATTTATTCTGGATCAACCTGCGGCTTCAGAACTTACCCGTTTTGATACTCCATGGCTCGTAAAAGATTGTATCTGGACAGATAAATTGATTCATAAAGCAGTTATCTGGCTCGCAAACCACCTTCAAAAACCCGTATTAAAACTCACAGAAGACGATTACAACAATAATGGAATGGCTCAACTGGCCACTGAACGCGGTCCTGTTTACAATATCAATATTCACATATTCAACAAATTACAACATACGATCACAGGCTGGCCCGGCGGAAAACCAAATGCCGACGATTCTCAACGTCCCGAAAGAGCCGAACCTTCTCAAAAGCGCGTGATCATTTTTTCTCCACATCCCGATGATGATGTCATTTCGATGGGCGGAACATTTATCCGGTTAGTCGATCAAAAACACGATGTACACGTTGCATATCAAACTTCAGGAAATACAGCGGTTTGGGATGATGATGCTCTTCGTTTCATTGAGTTTAACGTAGATTTTACCGAAAGAATGGGAATGGATAACGCAAAACTTAAAGAACTGTACCAAAATATGCGTTCATTTATTGATCAGAAAAAACCTAATCAGGTTGATACTCCTGAAATTCAAACAATTAAAGGATTGATCCGAAAAGGTGAAGCTATTGCTGCCGCACGTTATTGTGGTTTGGAGGATGATCATATTCATTTTCAGTCACTTCCTTTTTACGAAAGTGGAAAAAATAAAAAAAATCCTGTTACCGATGTTGATATTGAACTGACAATGAAGTTGCTTCAAAAAGTACAACCTCATCAGGTTTTTGCAGCGGGAGATTTTGAAGATCCTCATGGAACCCATATCATTTGTTTTAATATTATTCTAGAAGCATTAAAACGACTGCGAAAAACTGAAACTTGGGCAAAAGACTGCTGGTTATGGATGTATCGCGGAGCCTGGCATGAATTTGAAACCCACGAAATTGAAATGGCTGTACCGATCAGCCCAAAAGAATTGGAAAGAAAAAAACACGCTATTTTTAAACATCAAAGTCAGAAAGACAGAGCTGTTTTTCCGGGAGATGACGCAAGGGAATTCTGGCAACGTGCGGAAGACCGTAATCGTGAAACAGCAAAGGCTTATGATGAATTAGGATTGGCAGAATATGAAGCCATGGAAGCTTTTGTGAGATGGAAGTTTGAGGACTGA
- a CDS encoding TonB-dependent receptor plug domain-containing protein has translation MKNKTTIFSASVLFFLGTYTYAQQKDTLKTGDVEEVVILGSRSGARSKVDSPVPVDVFNVKESSVILPQTNISQILNAVAPSFTSTIQTNADGTDHLDPAQLRGLGPDQVLVLVNGKRRHTSALVNVNGSPGRGSVGTDLNSIPSFALTRIEVLRDGASAQYGSDAIAGVINLELKRDTGKLTGQVSYGGNLTPTANDHTGDFDGQNIQVDLNYGNKIGKKGGFYNITWTSQFRNPTYRAGTESGTIYNAYNAIEQRALNNGVNLSSLFTNIGSTPNSQQIVNSIHQYAQGVNYFSADFQNQIQSATTITALQGLLNTNVTDQELAYRGQDRKDFNMQVGQSKLSNQQLFANIEIPINDNWKVYTFGGYSFRHGTSGGFYRKPNQSRTFTGLYPNGYLPQIGTNIQDLSLSAGIKGNWEGWNIDFSNTFGQNSFDYTIQNTGNTSLRFASPSEFSAGGLRFSQNTINLDFSKKYNVWSGINIAFGAEHRYENFKITAGEEASYATYDVNGNVWNNTTQRPTDFFGNVLAGGSQVFGGFRPENAVDKNRQSVAGYADFEFNFTDWLLVDAAARYENYSDFGSTFNYKLASRIKLDKNLNVRFAGSTGFRAPSIHQIYYNVTSTLFTDGVLKEVGTFSNDSKVANLLGIPSLKQETSKSASVGFTYKIPAANLTFTADGYFTRIDNRIILTGQFARAAVSAAAQEAFDVAGVNAVQLFANAIDTETKGLDVVISHNLRFSGAKLDNNFAINLNQTKKVGNIHSSGSLQETNLENVYFSEASRIYLEEAVPRVKASFSNQLSWGKTIFYLRNTYFGKVTSPDIIDANGNGIVEPNEHQQITPKIITDLSVAYQLTKNIGLTLGVNNLFDIYPTKNLTASTNNDQFIYSRSTSQFGQNGRYLFSRLNFNF, from the coding sequence ATGAAAAATAAAACGACAATTTTTTCAGCTTCAGTTCTTTTTTTCTTGGGAACTTATACATATGCGCAACAAAAAGATACTTTAAAGACGGGAGATGTAGAGGAAGTGGTAATTCTGGGATCAAGAAGTGGGGCAAGGTCTAAGGTAGACAGCCCTGTTCCTGTGGATGTATTTAATGTAAAAGAATCTTCAGTTATTCTTCCGCAAACCAATATTTCGCAGATCTTAAATGCAGTGGCGCCATCTTTTACTTCAACGATTCAGACTAATGCAGATGGAACGGATCATTTGGATCCTGCACAGTTAAGAGGTCTTGGTCCGGATCAGGTGTTGGTTTTGGTGAACGGAAAAAGGAGACATACTTCAGCCTTGGTGAATGTTAACGGATCGCCCGGTAGAGGAAGTGTGGGAACGGATTTAAACTCAATTCCGTCGTTTGCTTTAACAAGAATTGAGGTTTTACGTGATGGAGCATCAGCTCAATATGGCTCAGATGCAATTGCGGGAGTTATCAATTTAGAATTAAAAAGAGATACCGGAAAATTAACCGGACAAGTAAGTTATGGAGGAAATCTAACGCCAACTGCTAATGATCATACCGGAGATTTTGACGGACAGAATATTCAGGTAGATCTTAATTACGGGAATAAAATTGGTAAGAAAGGTGGTTTTTATAACATAACATGGACTTCACAATTCAGAAATCCAACTTACAGAGCAGGAACAGAAAGCGGGACAATTTATAATGCTTACAATGCGATTGAGCAACGCGCTTTGAATAATGGAGTGAATCTTTCTTCCCTTTTTACAAACATTGGAAGTACGCCCAATTCTCAGCAAATTGTTAATTCTATTCATCAATATGCTCAAGGGGTAAATTATTTTTCAGCTGATTTTCAAAATCAGATACAATCGGCTACTACCATCACTGCTTTACAGGGACTTTTGAATACCAATGTTACGGATCAGGAATTAGCGTACAGAGGGCAGGATAGAAAGGATTTCAACATGCAGGTAGGGCAGTCTAAACTGAGTAATCAACAGCTTTTTGCCAATATCGAAATTCCTATCAATGACAACTGGAAAGTCTATACTTTTGGAGGATACAGCTTCAGACATGGTACTTCCGGAGGTTTTTACAGAAAGCCAAACCAAAGCCGAACTTTTACAGGATTATATCCTAATGGTTATTTACCACAAATCGGCACCAATATTCAGGATCTTTCGCTATCTGCAGGAATTAAAGGAAACTGGGAAGGCTGGAATATAGATTTTAGCAATACTTTCGGGCAAAACTCGTTTGATTATACAATTCAGAATACAGGAAATACATCTCTGAGATTTGCTTCACCAAGCGAATTTAGCGCAGGTGGGTTAAGGTTTTCTCAGAATACCATCAATTTAGATTTTTCAAAAAAATATAATGTCTGGAGCGGAATAAATATTGCTTTTGGAGCAGAACACCGCTATGAAAACTTTAAAATCACAGCAGGTGAAGAAGCTTCCTACGCAACCTATGATGTGAATGGAAATGTTTGGAATAATACCACTCAGAGACCAACTGACTTTTTTGGAAATGTTTTAGCAGGAGGTTCTCAGGTTTTTGGAGGTTTCAGACCTGAAAATGCAGTAGATAAAAACCGTCAGTCAGTTGCCGGATACGCAGATTTTGAATTTAACTTTACAGATTGGTTATTGGTAGATGCTGCTGCGAGATATGAAAATTATTCTGATTTTGGTTCTACTTTTAATTATAAACTGGCCTCAAGAATTAAATTAGATAAAAATTTAAATGTCAGATTTGCCGGATCTACAGGCTTTAGAGCTCCATCAATTCATCAGATTTATTATAATGTAACGTCTACTTTATTTACTGATGGTGTTTTAAAAGAGGTTGGAACTTTTAGTAATGATTCAAAAGTTGCCAATTTATTGGGTATTCCAAGTTTAAAACAGGAGACCTCAAAGTCTGCAAGTGTTGGATTTACGTATAAAATTCCGGCTGCTAATTTAACATTTACAGCGGATGGATATTTTACAAGAATTGATAATCGAATTATTCTTACAGGACAGTTTGCAAGAGCTGCGGTTTCTGCAGCAGCGCAGGAAGCCTTTGATGTAGCCGGAGTAAATGCCGTTCAGTTATTTGCCAATGCAATTGATACAGAAACGAAAGGATTGGATGTTGTTATCAGCCATAATCTGAGATTTTCGGGAGCCAAATTAGATAACAATTTTGCGATCAATCTTAATCAGACCAAAAAAGTGGGAAATATACATTCCTCGGGTTCTTTACAGGAAACAAATTTAGAAAATGTTTATTTTTCTGAAGCTTCAAGAATCTATCTTGAAGAAGCCGTACCAAGAGTAAAAGCGAGTTTTTCAAATCAACTTTCTTGGGGGAAAACCATATTTTATTTGAGAAACACCTATTTTGGAAAGGTAACAAGTCCTGACATTATTGATGCCAACGGAAATGGAATTGTTGAGCCTAATGAACATCAGCAGATCACACCGAAAATTATCACAGATCTTTCCGTAGCTTATCAGCTTACAAAAAATATAGGTCTTACATTGGGAGTGAATAATCTATTTGATATTTATCCAACAAAAAATTTGACTGCATCTACCAATAACGATCAGTTTATCTACTCGCGTTCTACATCGCAGTTTGGACAGAACGGTAGGTATCTGTTTTCACGACTTAATTTCAATTTTTAA